CACCGAAACGTCTTGTTCGAAACCTCTGAtgaaaatactttcttcattaaagttgttcatctatgtctcttctatctgacctccaaatttcagccctattggagtcgttttgagacatgtacaccattcgaggtgggagctgttcagcatgctcgttcctgtgcatatcagtcagtttgcaATCCCCGAAACGCCTAGTTCAGGACTTCaaatcaaaattcttccttcatcaaagttgttcaagtctgtctcttctatctaacctccaaatataagccctattggagtcgttttgagacctgtacatcaatcggagtgggagctgttcagaagcgaatttgctccgaatttcaacaactttgattcgcctaggactgaagctcgtctgcaatcctGCAATAAGGATCGaatacgctctgcaatcctaagaggtatggtttactaaaagtttccctttttgaagttttttaaattctttttcgcttctttttctcggggacttgcaacctcccttcttctacccccctttcttcattataggagagaccaaattaagccgaactgtgggggttcgtgctcactccgagctttgagcttgttgagatctccaaacttagagtttgtagagaatttatgatcgaccacttgcatcattgtttcgatctaatccaatatctcttggaatcgaatttcttggaagcgactacactcggaaattcctaatttcttggaagcgactacgctcagaaatttcatttgttttcgtggtagcctatttcgctccaaaactaaccctaatttcttgttctctttcaggatgagtaacctgaacaaattggactttgctccattgggaacaactggctctggatatcacaggtgagttcgtgatatccgccagcatctcaaggctgatggaatcctggatatgattctcgagcctagccaggacgtgctaactgttgagcaagctcaagctttggaagcaaatagagcagccttagaggcaaataaggcgaaagccatcatcctaatgactcgtcatatggataattcactccagtacgagtatatgaatgaagaagaccccagaaggctgtgggtctcactcgaagaaagatttggcaacgtccgtgactccttgcttcctgacctagaagtgagatggcatagcctccgcttctgtgatttcaagtcagttcttgactataactcggaagcacttcgcattaaatccttaatggaattctgtggtaaagagatcacagatgcgatgttgattgagaagactctctctaccttccccgtctctgcattgatggttgctaagaactatcgaatcgatataAATGcaagatggatcacaaggtttcatgagctcattggagctatgaatgtcgctaaaaagtatgacaatatccttgtgaagaactataattcgagatccgtggaaacagagcatattccggaatccaattatagtcgcacctctaaaagagggcgccaagagcgaaaccctaatcttagggatacttctggacattctggtccatataatcgctctacgggaaggtaactgccaaaataggctaacacggaaccgaagaggtaaacgtggaaagagagagggaggcaaagcctctggccatgttggtggcgccaccaacactaagagccatctaaatgacgttttcaaagcgcctcaatcaatagagttcgagcaaagagatgtatgttcttgatgtggagtgtctgatcattgggcacacatttgtagagctcgtgaagaacttgtcaccgcctacaaagcatattgtgaagcaagagaagctcactatgtggaacaagaagatcaagaagatgatctaaagtgaagggttggagactacaaatctggctaggatcaatagatcgccaattctgtttaagtctttatttttccaagagatgtaatggacaattgccatatactttgtagtaaatgccaatggtttagtctttcttcaaagtaggctcacccaaagtaagtgtgatgtctaggaaggttttgagattagtggtacttaagcgagccttgctccaccgacatctctctactcacctggtcacatttattttggaattaccgaaagaagttagacgactaccattgttttgcattagctagcatttggattagattctcctaatggttaagagacaatgatatactttgttggcttatgaataaaatttcgagttcttttcattatgactcaattttgattctgagcatatgactttgtgactacgatggctgggccattagtattaattcaaggacatggaatagcccaagttccacttgccaaatggaaccttgattacagctgtcacagaaactctctacgctcttagggcaaatcgtaccctatgaatagccaacgaattccatgcgaaaatgcatgtagagaacggaaatgagttcctttgcaatacctttaatgattgcgaacaacgacgcatcttagagaagtttatgtgtccctctagtggactctatgtcactattcgatctattaatccaataaaagttatgagagaagatctcttagatttagacacatattggctttgtcactgcaggatagatcatcctagtcatgatatgatgatccgtctacaaaagacttcacacggacatcttttctctcgagcgaaatgaagcatgaatcaaaagttgattcctagactaagtgtgactgacgctgttgcctagggcaccgcctccgtccaccatcagcctagggctggcgtagttcctatccatgacgccatggatggcgtccatcatggtgatggcgccccaggtgatgctgcaatcaccaacttgcttcaaatagcgttttagacgctcaggcccaaccaaaaatcctcattggttgcttctaaagcctctcgctcgttttacaaagcccgttccttagggaaattaggactaagaccgtcctatgcaaaggatatgataatactcattatgttcttacatagaatccatggggattctgtggattgattcaaccaacttgcggacgcttaaatatttcatgatattggttgacacgcaaacacgctggtcacgtgttgtgccattgtctacTTATAagtgctgcttatgctacactcctagcacatatcatatgacaacgggctcacttcccagatcatcctattcagtcaattggttttgactatgctagagagttgacatcgaaagactttcgatggatattgcaatgggactgatgttggacattacattcccatgtacacctaaatggtcttgcggaaacgactacgatggtagtccggacattggtaatgcgcatcaatctccttatatccgcttggggtgatgcaatatcgcatgcagctatgctactTCGTCTACGAcgcaccgccactcaatgtacctctgcattacagctagtgactgggtatagGTATtgtacttacacatatttgagtgagccatttatgtgcccattgcgccgctacagcgctctatgatgggtccttacagacgaatgggtaactacgttggatttgagactccaacaatcgtccgccacttaatgcccttgcaaggcgatctcattaccgctagatttgcgggttgtcactttgatgagacagtcttcccatcgttagggggagataagaacacggatgttcagcaggaatgacagggattgtcgtggcctgtccccactatgtctcatcttgatcccagttaaagtgacgagatcacacaaatatgctgcaaccaagcctgcaaggaaggacgtccctatgagaggatGTAGcgtcaccctacacggaggtaggcatgacgccaacgccaaagagagtggcactctggcgttacaggccatggccccagctaggatgcgtggagaggcctgtgggttcgaaggatactttggcacattccaatcctttgatcatcaagactcaaaatccgtctcatgagtatcttccgggttatggttatcgttggggacgcctcaacgtcagaacctattcctgagaatatagagctctatgaaacttacactagtgtacatgagatgtgggatagaaactccatcataattgatgatgtagctgcgtatttcattgcgcatgagtttgttgagtccaatgatatcgaaccacgctccgttgatgaatgaatgtcaacgtagagagatttggcctaaatggaaagatgcgatccaggttaagatggattctctaacgaagaggaaggttttcgagctagagatgccaacacctcctaacataaaacctattgactaatgggtattcgttagaaagcgtgatgagaaaaagagatggtaatctcgccttatggcgcaaggcttctcacaaaacgccctggaatcgactacgatgagacatattctctcgtaatggatgtcattgcactccactaccttgtcagtttggtagtttccgaataactgaacatgcagcttacaaatgtggtcactacgtatctctatagggatctaggtacgaaatatacatgaaggttcatggtgaacttcatttacccaagtcaagtggctctagaccatggagcgcgtttacaaagaggttgaaacgctcactaaagtgactacttgattgggaagggatatgcccacgcatttctatgacaagtttcagattctatcgcggttcatgttggacatgatcttcattagaaacccttaaagagttaagggaaaccgctgaacacttgaaatccgtagtttgagatgaaggattttgggagaacacgattatggctcagtttggaacttgagcatcgtgtcgatagatgcttaggcattttgacaaggtcaagccttcaagcacccccatgatcgtccgtagtcttgatcctgaaaaggatcctcttcgtcgaaagaatgatgacgaagatgtgctataGGCAGGAGtaccttacttagtacaataggcgcattattgtacttatcccaatgcacaagaccgaacatctcatatgttgtgaacttgttagctagatatagctctgcgccaacgcgacgccattggattggtgtaaaagatatctttcgatacttgagatgtatgagtgatatgggcttgttctatccctacaatgagatgatggattcggacccatcacacaccaggtacgtcgccaacactagcctgcgtccattatccccatcctaaaacgacatgtgttttggaaggttttgctgatgttgggtatctctttgacccacacaatggtcattcccaatccggtcaagtgttcaccatgggaaaagactgtgacatcttggaggtctatagaatagaccctagtcgctatatcttcgaacaatgtagagatcattgctcttcacgaagtggttcgtgaatgtatatggattggatccataattacacatgttcgaaacaattgtggtttgaagtctaccacaagatgagcctacgagcatttaggataatgctgttcgttttgaataaatgaagcaatgctacatcaaaagcgacaacaccaaggataatcagcaacaacagaatctcctcaagatcaatttgaactagattcaatctgaggacagtatgacagacttgctcactaagtcattgcctagattccactttcgagaaacgtgttggtagcatcgtttatgGAAGTTATCCGatctcccatgaccgttgtcatcagggggagatgcagacatcagggggagatgtctacatgtatggtctcaaaacgtgaagggtgtgttgtgctctttttctccttcgaccgaggttatttttgtcccactgggtttttgttactcggcaaggtttttaatgaggcaacgggagaagcaccacgtttgggcaacacaagggggagtgttcaaggaaaacctaatttgtgtttagcccaaactctaggttacttgacctagtggtaatagggttcaattagaaggatctagattcctaatcaatgtacgattactttccttgtatgattgagattctatgcattgtaatcctctatataaagaggcccctattatcaatgagaatacacgacgattatctctcaatttctgatttcctaaaacaaataataataaaatttccCCAAAAAACAATTGGAATGCATAAAGAAGAGGGAACCCCAAAACCATCAGAAATGCAATTGGACTCCCATCAAGACTCAAGTAATCACCTCCATCCCAAAAAATTGGGCGTCTCAACTCTCACTCTGCCTCTAGTGCCATCGAACCCAACACAAGTtagtttttccttttcaacttgTTAATTAGCTAGAAAAATTTGTAATTTTAGTGTTAATATTCTTATGGGGGGCTATGAGGTTTTGACTGCTTATACCAAATTCAGAAGGAAGCAGCGACGATTTTAAGTGTTTTGTTACATGGAGATATGTTATTATTTTTGTGGTGGAGATTGATTGTTCAGACATGTTCTATGTAGTGATTTGATCAAAACTTATATACAATTCCATTTTGTTAAAACCAATTAACTAAAACCACTGCCTTGTCAACTGTCATCTGCTCAGCTATGCATCATTATAATATATAACTGAGGTTCAAGGATAAGAGTGTTACTGTACATGAATTGACTTTATTAAAAGAACTAGCAATGACACCCGCGCTTTGCCACGGGATTTGATGTTGCTAAGAATTTATAATAATGAAAGATGTAACTAAAAAGTATTTGATTCTTGATCATAGAGATGAAACACCATATATCAGACATTGATCAGAATAGTGCATCAAATAGTAATGAAAAATATAAGAGACGGCTCCCTGCCTCTAAAATGTTTCGAGTTTGTAAGTCTACGTCACCAccttattcttctttaaaatattTGCTAATTCAGTTCAACAACCCTGGATTCCTTCACTCCAAGCCCAaccctcgtttggttcacggaaaggaaaataattcaTTTGTCTTTCCCATAGGAAGGGAAATGATAtttcctaataattttctattccgatgtttggtaacgtaaggaaagttattaggaaagttgttaaaaagtttgtaaataatataataaaataatatgttgtgagtaataaatgcaaggaaagaaggagggaaagtgattcatttggggTTTGGAAGGAACCACTTTTCTCCTTAGTTTCCCTCCATTCAggaaatgatttcctttccttttacaTCCCAAACGCAGGAGAGGAACAAGTTTCATTTCTTGATGCTtactttccgtgaaccaaacgtgGCCTAGGAGAATCAATTTTGCCTTTCATAAGTTTCACACGGCACATGCTATTTGAAACTCAATATTTGTGCCTCCCATCaattcggaaaaaaaaaaacaaaacaaaaaaaaaaccaatgctCTGTCAAGTCATTTGCAAAAAGTTGCGCCTACATATTTTCAAACAAACTGTGAAACCTTAAGAACATATTTTAGCTATGTTCATGATCATACGTCTCAAATACACAATTTATGCTCGATTAGGAAAAAGTAATTATTAACTACCCTGTAGTCAACTTTAGCGCAACAACAACAGTCATGATAGCCTCAATGACATTCGTCTTCCTGGATTGGATAGAAATTAAGCTATGGCTGGAAGTTGTAAAAATGGTCTTAGAGACCAAATGGGAAATGGGTCTTAAGGACATTAGGGTACTGTAGGCTGAACTGTTGGGGGCTGAAGGTTGTAACAACTTGGCGTCCATGGTGGTTTGGGGATGGAAAGAGTGAGGGAGAGGAGTTTGGTATTATCATCTTCCAAAGCGTCATCCAACAAATGCTCTGCGAAGGGTGACTACTATTAGCTACAACTGGGCTTTATTTTTAGTTTGGGATCTCTAGCAATAGAGAAACCAATTAAAGAAACTGCAGCATCCCATCACTGAAGCAATAGAGGAAACTTGATGTGTGAAGTAGTTACTATAGCTCCCAaccaaaaccttttttttttttgctttctaaaACCTGCAAAACAACATACCGATTGTTTCAGACCAAAATTCATGACTGAAATGTCGTGTTAATTTGCACAATATTCATATAAGACTAACCTCAGAAATCACTGAAATTGTATCATAAGTACTCAACAACCAAGATATCAACCCTTtgtcactcactctctctcagaTGTCCGTCcctatcactctctctctccatctgttTCACTGCCACTCTCACCCGCAGAGGttaaaaaacacacacacatatataagaCACAGTGACACACAGCTGTCATGATGAGCATGTAAAACAGCAGATACTTCAAGGGCAAAACCGGCACTACACTGTTACCAAGGGGTAACTCCATTTTGTCCCAATTATATGGATAGAATTTGCAATGTTTGACTTTTTGCAACATCCCCAGCCATGAATTTTGATACAGTAAAGCTTTCACATTGATTGCCCGGCTAAAGAAAACACACATGCTTTGATTGCTTCCTCCGTAAAAGAAGCTATGGCAATAGGAGAGATATTTCTTGCGGCATTTATTGAGGTGCTGCTGAGCAGGTTGGTCTCTGGCGACTTTGTCAACTTCGCAACCCAAAAGGGGGTTGGCAGAAAGCTGGAGAAATGGAGGGAAACTTTGTCTACCATTGTGGCTGTGCTGTATGATGCAGAGGAGAAGCAACTAACGAGCAAGGCAGTGGAGCTATGGCTGGATGATCTCAAAGACTTGGCTTATGATGTGGAGGACATACTGGACAAGTTTTCCACTAAGATGTTACGACGCAAGGTCAAGCAGCAAAATCGGGCCGGCACAAGCAAGGTACGAGGGATCTTTTCTAAAGTTGCTAAAGTTAAATTCAACTTGAACATGAACTCTGAAATCGAGGAGATTGATGATCGGTTACTTCGTATATCTCAAAGGAAAAGCGACCTGGGGTTAATATATATTGAGCCTAGGTCCACTATGATGGGGCAAAGGTTGCCAAGTTCATATGTGCTTGATGGACCTGTAGTTGGAAGGGGTGAAGATAAAAAAACAATTCTTGAATTTTTGTTTAGATATCATGAGCCTTCGACCACCAGTTTTCACGTAGTTGCAATTGTTGGTATGCCAGGAATCGGCAAGACAACACTTGCAGGACATGTATTCACTGCAGTTAAGCAATTTAATCCCAAGGTGTGGGTATCTGTGTCTGATAACTTCAATCTTGAGAGGGTGACGAAAACAATTTATAAGTTGGTCACATCCCAACATTGTGATTTGGATGAGTTCTGTCAAGTTCAAGATAATTTGCGTGAGGCATTAGAAGGGAAAAGGTTTTTAATTGTTCTAGATGATGTGTGGACCACATGTGACTACAATTCATGGAGAAGTTTGCAGTCCACTTTTCATCTTGGAGCACAGGGAAGTAAGATAATTGTGACAACGCGGGATAAAGAAGTTGCAAAATTGATGGGAGCTACAGAAGTTTATGATTTGAAGACTCTGTCTGAGGAAGACTGTTGGCAGGTATTTCAGCAACATGTCAACAATGTCAAACCGCCGAGTTTTGAGTTAACTAAGAAAATCGTTAAAAATTGCGATGGATTGCCTTTGGCTGCGAAGACCCTTGGTGGTATTTTACGTTGTAAGGAAACTGACAAATGGGAGGAAGTATTGAATAATAGATTGTGGACTGTGTGTGATAATAGTGGCATTCTCCCAGTATTAAAATTGAGCTATCATTATCTCCCTTCAAGTTTGAAGAGGTGCTTTGCCTATTGCTCCATACTACCAAATGACTATGAATTCAAGAAAAAGCAGTTAATCCTTCTATGGATGGCAGAGGGTTTGCTTCAGCAATCAGAAGGAAGTACACAGATGGAAGATATTGGTGACAACTATTTTGTCGAGCTCTTATCTCGGTCACTATTTCAAAACTCAGGCAAGAACAATTCACGATATGTAATGCATGACCTTGTTGGAGATTTGGCACGATGGGCTGCTGGAGGCACGTTTTTCAGACTGCAGGATAAATGGGATGGTAGGTGTGCTCCAAGGATCCGACATTCATCTTACATTTCTGGTCTTTATGATGGGGATAAAAAATTTGAGAATGTTTTAAAATTCAAACGGTTGCGGACTTTCTTACCACTTTCAATTTCACAAGGTCCACAAGGTCGTCAGCATTATCTATCTCGCAAGGTTGCTTTTGATTTAGTACCAAAATTGGAGTCTTTAAGGGTGCTCTCTTTTAATGGCTATCAAATAACTGAGTTGCCAGATTCAATTGGTCATTTGAAGCATCTACGGTACCTTGATCTTTCTTACACACAAATAACTAGTTTGCCTGAACCAATCACCACTCTTTTCAACTTGCAGACATTGATTTTGAAAAGATGTTCTCATTTGAAGGCTCTACCGACGAACATTAGCAATCTAACTAATCTACGGCATCTCAACAATTCACATGTACCGTCATTGGAAGGAATGCCTGCACAACTAGGTCAGTTGACTAATCTACAAACACTGTGCAAGTTTTTGGTGGGCAAAGGTAGCGAGTCAGGGATAAGCGAGATAGGGCCCTTATTGAATCTTCGAGGGACATTGTCCATTTCAAGACTGCAGAAGGTGAATGATGTTGAGGAAGCAAGGAGGGCTGACTTAACTGGAAAGAAAGGGCTTGATGCATTGGAACTAGAATGGAATGGCATAGGAAACAGGGAATTAGAGGTGCTTGACATGTTAAAACCTCATGGAAAGCTCAGAAAACTCATGATCAAGGGCTATGGTGGTTTGACGTTTCCAAAATGGATAGGATATCCTTCATTCTTTGAGATGATGGTTGTAAGGTTAGAGAATTGTAAAAAATGTCGGTTCTTGCCTCCACTTGGACAATTATGTTCTCTCAAAGAACTGTACATAACTGGAATGTCTGAAGTAGAAAGCGTGGGTCCTGAGTTTTATGGAGATGGTAGCTTGCCTTTTCCACTGTTGGAGACCCTTGAATTTGAGGACATGAAACATTGGAAGGAGTGGTTTCCGTGGGAACAAGTAAAAGGGAAGGGAGTTTTCCCTTGCTTAACAATGCTAACTATCTCAAGATGCCCCAATTTAGAGGGCAGGTTACCCACAAACCTTGTTTATCTATCCAACCTTGTGATTCGTGAATGCATGCAGCTCGTGGTTTCGATTTCCAATTATAAACAACTATGTCAACTAAACATTGACAATTGCAAGGCAGTGGTGCACAGAAGTTCA
This portion of the Rosa chinensis cultivar Old Blush chromosome 1, RchiOBHm-V2, whole genome shotgun sequence genome encodes:
- the LOC112179558 gene encoding putative disease resistance RPP13-like protein 1 isoform X1 — its product is MAIGEIFLAAFIEVLLSRLVSGDFVNFATQKGVGRKLEKWRETLSTIVAVLYDAEEKQLTSKAVELWLDDLKDLAYDVEDILDKFSTKMLRRKVKQQNRAGTSKVRGIFSKVAKVKFNLNMNSEIEEIDDRLLRISQRKSDLGLIYIEPRSTMMGQRLPSSYVLDGPVVGRGEDKKTILEFLFRYHEPSTTSFHVVAIVGMPGIGKTTLAGHVFTAVKQFNPKVWVSVSDNFNLERVTKTIYKLVTSQHCDLDEFCQVQDNLREALEGKRFLIVLDDVWTTCDYNSWRSLQSTFHLGAQGSKIIVTTRDKEVAKLMGATEVYDLKTLSEEDCWQVFQQHVNNVKPPSFELTKKIVKNCDGLPLAAKTLGGILRCKETDKWEEVLNNRLWTVCDNSGILPVLKLSYHYLPSSLKRCFAYCSILPNDYEFKKKQLILLWMAEGLLQQSEGSTQMEDIGDNYFVELLSRSLFQNSGKNNSRYVMHDLVGDLARWAAGGTFFRLQDKWDGRCAPRIRHSSYISGLYDGDKKFENVLKFKRLRTFLPLSISQGPQGRQHYLSRKVAFDLVPKLESLRVLSFNGYQITELPDSIGHLKHLRYLDLSYTQITSLPEPITTLFNLQTLILKRCSHLKALPTNISNLTNLRHLNNSHVPSLEGMPAQLGQLTNLQTLCKFLVGKGSESGISEIGPLLNLRGTLSISRLQKVNDVEEARRADLTGKKGLDALELEWNGIGNRELEVLDMLKPHGKLRKLMIKGYGGLTFPKWIGYPSFFEMMVVRLENCKKCRFLPPLGQLCSLKELYITGMSEVESVGPEFYGDGSLPFPLLETLEFEDMKHWKEWFPWEQVKGKGVFPCLTMLTISRCPNLEGRLPTNLVYLSNLVIRECMQLVVSISNYKQLCQLNIDNCKAVVHRSSVEFKLLKVVKLASISEFRLQIEEFMRGLTSVTYLQITGCEELASSLQSEDRVLQHLMSLHELRIYKCQSLVSFPEGSLPSSLKYIWIQQCHSLTSFARYQIPSSVTRIEIRLCKKLTSLLGEKGEASLPSSSSPCLMQDESFLEYLTITGCPSLTSLSFNGHVPRALKHLQIHRSDQLESITESFYENNCLELFDIFRCSSLKSLPEGICHLTNLRLFEIWDCKSLVSFTRGGSPTGASNLNSLKILRIGHCEGLVPFLREGGFTANVTSIDIAGFDIFQLFSWGLHHLTSLRQLRIQGATDVVSFPPDENQILQLPKSLTRLTFGYFVNLIELSKGLQFLTSLQSLEIWDCPKLAFIPDTGLPLSLQKLSIKRCPEIEEKCKQGRGRYWPKILRIPHIQLGGSDSEANSDIDEDSSWNMYISEKLQEISSADSPPS
- the LOC112179558 gene encoding putative disease resistance RPP13-like protein 1 isoform X2, translating into MISKTWLMMWRTYWTSFPLRCYDARSSSKIGPAQARKSDLGLIYIEPRSTMMGQRLPSSYVLDGPVVGRGEDKKTILEFLFRYHEPSTTSFHVVAIVGMPGIGKTTLAGHVFTAVKQFNPKVWVSVSDNFNLERVTKTIYKLVTSQHCDLDEFCQVQDNLREALEGKRFLIVLDDVWTTCDYNSWRSLQSTFHLGAQGSKIIVTTRDKEVAKLMGATEVYDLKTLSEEDCWQVFQQHVNNVKPPSFELTKKIVKNCDGLPLAAKTLGGILRCKETDKWEEVLNNRLWTVCDNSGILPVLKLSYHYLPSSLKRCFAYCSILPNDYEFKKKQLILLWMAEGLLQQSEGSTQMEDIGDNYFVELLSRSLFQNSGKNNSRYVMHDLVGDLARWAAGGTFFRLQDKWDGRCAPRIRHSSYISGLYDGDKKFENVLKFKRLRTFLPLSISQGPQGRQHYLSRKVAFDLVPKLESLRVLSFNGYQITELPDSIGHLKHLRYLDLSYTQITSLPEPITTLFNLQTLILKRCSHLKALPTNISNLTNLRHLNNSHVPSLEGMPAQLGQLTNLQTLCKFLVGKGSESGISEIGPLLNLRGTLSISRLQKVNDVEEARRADLTGKKGLDALELEWNGIGNRELEVLDMLKPHGKLRKLMIKGYGGLTFPKWIGYPSFFEMMVVRLENCKKCRFLPPLGQLCSLKELYITGMSEVESVGPEFYGDGSLPFPLLETLEFEDMKHWKEWFPWEQVKGKGVFPCLTMLTISRCPNLEGRLPTNLVYLSNLVIRECMQLVVSISNYKQLCQLNIDNCKAVVHRSSVEFKLLKVVKLASISEFRLQIEEFMRGLTSVTYLQITGCEELASSLQSEDRVLQHLMSLHELRIYKCQSLVSFPEGSLPSSLKYIWIQQCHSLTSFARYQIPSSVTRIEIRLCKKLTSLLGEKGEASLPSSSSPCLMQDESFLEYLTITGCPSLTSLSFNGHVPRALKHLQIHRSDQLESITESFYENNCLELFDIFRCSSLKSLPEGICHLTNLRLFEIWDCKSLVSFTRGGSPTGASNLNSLKILRIGHCEGLVPFLREGGFTANVTSIDIAGFDIFQLFSWGLHHLTSLRQLRIQGATDVVSFPPDENQILQLPKSLTRLTFGYFVNLIELSKGLQFLTSLQSLEIWDCPKLAFIPDTGLPLSLQKLSIKRCPEIEEKCKQGRGRYWPKILRIPHIQLGGSDSEANSDIDEDSSWNMYISEKLQEISSADSPPS